The region AGCGAACGTTTCGGCCGGATGGAAACGGATGGACACTTGTTACCATTTCCGTATGCCATCCAAGGGCTATCCAAAAAGGACAAAGTCGAGCATCGGTGCAAGGATGCTAATGCTTGAAGAAGTATATAAACCATgctctctccactccactccactgtcTCCACCGCGCGTGGCCTCTCCAGGATCCATCAGAACGGAACAAAGTGTTTGCGTTGGTCTTTCATGTCCTCCTGTAGTACATATTCTCCCTGCCTGAGAAGGACTGGCACTTCCCTTGGTACAATTCAACATCCTGCCATCCTTTGGCCTCGAGGCTTGAGGCTGGCAACGGCTTCTGATTGGTTGGCCGGCACGTGCTTACCCATTTACCGTGTTCCCTGCACTACCGGTTCTTCTTCCACCGTCACGAGCCGCTTtcggattcgttcgttcggcacATCTCGTTCCCCGCGTTCATCTCGAGCATACTGTAGCCATGGCAACATAGCGGAGTGGGGATATCGTTTGCTGTTCGGTTTGCCGCTCGGCTCGGGGAATCTTTTGATCATGCTCGTGATCGTAACTGGCGCTGTCCGAACGAAGCATATAAATACAACTGGCAGGCTCGGGGACGAGCTTAAACATCCTTTCGGACACTTTCGGTGTGGTCAATCGGCCCAAACCctgaaacaaacacaccccggtgacggtgacgatcgtACACACAGTTTGGCAGATCACAGTGAGTTGAACGATGGCAAGTGACTTTAGCCGGCATCATCCGTTTTACTATTACGGCCAGGACTCGACGATGGCCCAGTGTTCTAATGGtggtactgctggtggtggtgtgaaggGAATTAAGATGGAACAGCACGAGGGAACGACTGCTCTCACGGAATCGTACAGTGATGGCGCGATGTACGGATTTGCACAACCGACAAACGGATTGGTCGGTCAGCAAGCAGTCACTTCGATCGCTCCGAATGTGGTGATGTTACCTGGCTTCATGGATAACTATCCCGACAGCTGGATGACACCCAGTCCGTCCAGTTTTGGGTCCGAAAGCCCGGATTACTACTCACTGGCCAATTCGCCCCAGCGTAGCTTCATCGATGTGGAAGAGTATAAGGAGAATCTGCTCGGTATGCGTCcttctcagcagcagcaacatcatcatcagcagcaacagcagcagcaccagtgcctCCAGAGCCATATGTCCTTATCGACGACACTTCCACTGTCACCTCCACTTGTTGCTCAACCAcatcagccacagcaacaccaccagcaagtgCTGGCGGGCAGCCGAACGATGGGAGAGCTACAATCGATCTCAGTACAATCGAGCACCACAGCGACCAGTACTCCGGTGACAAGCCTTCCGGTGAAAAAGCGTCAATACAATCGCAAACCGAAGCCCAAACCGGAACAACCGCTGATCAACGCGATCGAAACCAACGCTACCTCCACGCTGGAACTGTCCTGTTTGACGTCCTTCACCAAGACGGGCCAAGGGAAACCGGCCatcgcttccaccaccaccaccactccttCGCCAGCAGCTCCAGTCACGGGAAAGCGGAAACGTAAACTGGTGCCACCGCAGATCAAGAAGAAACGTCGGCTGGCGGCGAATGCCCGGGAGCGTAAACGAATGCAGAGCCTGAACGatgcgttcgatcgattgcgtcAGTATCTGCCCTCGCTCGGTAACGATCGGCAGCTTTCGAAGCATGAAACGTTGCAGATGGCACAGACCTACATCACGGCACTGGCGGAACTGTTGCAGTAGTGCAGAGTGCATCGGACATCGGCCGGTACAGCCGGGGTACCCGGTTAGAAGACGATTGTATATATTTGCGGCAACGAAATCCTGAAACTGAGGCTAACCCAGGGCCAGGCAGCAGCGAACCGGTGATCTTCCCAGTGACAACTTTCCGGGCTTCGTCCTGGTCCTGTTCTACCGCAATGGGGCACTCACTAGAATGGTTATGTTTGAATTAAGCTACAAAATGGTTAACTTATTCCGTATAGACTGTTATCAATATAGAACGCGGAGGTGTAATTGAGAGCGTAATTGGATGCTACTATTAGATGTTACGATGAGATGCTACTGTTTGTTCACATTGAATAAATTGATTACGAAATAATTATTACAGAAAACTGAAACACTGAATCGTTCACGCGTCTGAGTCTGAGAAAGAAAAGTCCGCCAGAGTGTCCTCGAGTATCCGCTTCGTTCCTCTTCCGATCGCCAAACCAACTTTGCTACGCCAATCGAACGAGCGGAGTACTGCATAGTGATTAGCGCCTCTACTTTCTCACGACACTTTAGACGCGGGTTTCGGTAGTACCGCTAATGGTTAAACCATCCAGCATTGCTCGAGCGAtgcaaaacaccaaaaagcaaagagagagagagagagagagagagagggaaagaaaggaatAGCAGAAA is a window of Anopheles aquasalis chromosome 2, idAnoAquaMG_Q_19, whole genome shotgun sequence DNA encoding:
- the LOC126575196 gene encoding protein atonal-like, yielding MASDFSRHHPFYYYGQDSTMAQCSNGGTAGGGVKGIKMEQHEGTTALTESYSDGAMYGFAQPTNGLVGQQAVTSIAPNVVMLPGFMDNYPDSWMTPSPSSFGSESPDYYSLANSPQRSFIDVEEYKENLLGMRPSQQQQHHHQQQQQQHQCLQSHMSLSTTLPLSPPLVAQPHQPQQHHQQVLAGSRTMGELQSISVQSSTTATSTPVTSLPVKKRQYNRKPKPKPEQPLINAIETNATSTLELSCLTSFTKTGQGKPAIASTTTTTPSPAAPVTGKRKRKLVPPQIKKKRRLAANARERKRMQSLNDAFDRLRQYLPSLGNDRQLSKHETLQMAQTYITALAELLQ